A genome region from Carassius auratus strain Wakin unplaced genomic scaffold, ASM336829v1 scaf_tig00216043, whole genome shotgun sequence includes the following:
- the LOC113096942 gene encoding CMRF35-like molecule 8, with translation MNAYVKTNTFYISIWIWLILGVESYSGWSNHVLTIYPGGSVIIPCYYDKKYTQQKKSWYSEINVSKTYTNTTKENLSVIDHPDQSLFTVTMRNLQNKHNGLYYCVVETGEKASDTIYKPYVKIQSTPDVSVVSSSVSGHEGGDISVQCLYSSGDQNKVKQWCRYKDQRCYTVGRTDTSQNSSVQIRDDDGGRSFTVLMTGLRRTDPGWYFCSVGDALNPVLITVQKDNENKSEALNPVLITVTEAEPGTVSDKENQTRILKKHNNETKDMKETQNNGLLIVWLLPALAALLLFFILVGVFTWRWRRRPKQDKPHIRGRNSSRTTDMTFSKPEDPVIYSTINDEIPHDPINEIIYYSTIDDVPGSEVMKSPSGEAIYSIIYSTVGPH, from the exons ATGAACGCATATGTGAAGACAAACACATTCTACATTTCAATCTGGATTTGGCTCATTTTAG gtGTTGAGAGCTACAGCGGTTGGTCAAACCATGTATTAACTATTTATCCTGGAGGATCTGTCATCATCCCATGTTATTATGACAAGAAATACACACAGCAGAAGAAATCCTGGTACTCAGAGATTAATGTAtctaaaacatacacaaacacaacaaaggAGAATCTGTCAGTAATTGATCATCCTGATCAGAGTCTCTTTACTGTGACTATGAGAaacctgcagaacaaacacaatGGACTTTATTATTGTGTTGTGGAGACTGGAGAAAAAGCATCAGATACAATATACAAGCCTTATGTCAAGATTCAGTCTA ctccTGATGTGTCTGTGGTGAGCAGCAGTGTCTCTGGACATGAAGGTGGTGATATCAGTGTTCAGTGTCTCTACAGTTCTGGAGATCAGAATAAAGTCAAACAGTGGTGCAGATATAAAGATCAGAGATGTTACACAGTGGGAAGGACTGACACATCCCAGAATTCATCAGTGCAGATCAGAGATGATGATGGGGGAAGATCCTTCACTGTGCTGATGACTGGACTGAGACGGACTGATCCTGGCTGGTATTTCTGCTCTGTAGGAGATGCACTGAATCCTGTTCTCATCACTGTTCAGAAagacaatgaaaataaaa GTGAGGCACTGAATCCTGTTCTCATCACTGTAACGGAGGCAGAACCAG GCACTGTCAGTGACAAAGA AAATCAAACAAGGATtctcaaaaaacataataatgaaacaaaagaCATGAAGGAGACACAAAa TAATGGACTCCTGATTGTGTGGCTTCTTCCAGCTTTAGCAGCACTTCTGCTGTTCTTTATTCTGGTCGGTGTTTTCACCTGGAGATGGAGACGGAGACCCA AACAAGATAAACCTCACATCAGAGGGAGAAACAGCAGCAGAACCACTGACATG ACCTTCTCTAAACCTGAAGATCCTGTGATATACAGCACTATAAATGATGAAATCCCACAT GATCCCATTAATGAAATAATCTACTACAGCACTATTGATGATGTTCCTGGGAGTGAAGTGATGAAGTCTCCATCAGGTGAAGCTATATACAGCATAATATACAGCACTGTGGGTCCACACTGA